DNA from Paraburkholderia sp. BL10I2N1:
GCGCGCGCTCGTGCGCGGTCGGCTCGAGTGGAGTGTGGCGGTACTCGCCTGTATCGCGCTCTTCTTCGCGCACAGTCCGGCGGCGTATGTCGTGATACTGGGCAGCGCGTTCGCGTCGGGCTGGGTGACAAGCCCCGTGCAGAAGGCAAGACTGGAGATATCGGTCGGCTCGGGCGACCGTCAGTTGCTGTTGTGGCTCGGCGTGCTGGTCGTGCTGTTCGCTGTCCCGTTGCCGCATGATTACGAGTTAGCGCTTCTGTGGCCGCGCCTTGCCGGCGCCGGGATGACGCTCTTCGGCGGCGGCTTCTCGGCGCTACCGGTACTGAAGACCCTGTTCGTCACGCCCGCGATCGGCGTATCCGACAACGATTTCACGCTGGCATTCTCACTCTCGCCGCTCTCGCCCGGGCCGCTCCTGAATGTCATTCCGTTCTTCGGCTATCTGATCGACGGCTGGGTTGGCGCGCTGATTGCAACGGTCGCGCTATTCGTGCCTTCCGGTTGCCTCGTCGTGCTTGCCCAGCGGCATCTGTACCAGTTGAAGACACACCCGCGCTTCGAGCACGGCATGCGGGTGTTGCGGGCGGTGACGACAGCGTTTCTTGCCGTCGCCGTGTTGAAGATCGGCTATCGCGTGCCGCTTCAGCCGGTCTACCTTGTCACTGCGCTGTTCTCACTGGTGTGTTTCGCGAAGCTCAGGCTGCCGGTGTATGCGGTATACGGGACGGTCGGTCTCGCGTGTGGACTGTGGCTCGTTTATCGACACATCGTGTGAGCGCGTTCAGGAGACGCACCTCGCCACGACGCGACGCCTAAAACCCGCGCGACATCACCGCGACGCCGATCGTCACCACACCGAGAACCAGATTGATGACGACCAGCCGGCGCACTGTACCGACTGCGCGTGCGCCGTCCGGCCAGTTCTGCGCCTGTACCGCGCGACGGATGCGCGGATACACCGCAAAGCGGATGTGTCCGAAGATCAGCATCAT
Protein-coding regions in this window:
- a CDS encoding chromate transporter: MHMTTTREATRLGEREPLWTLFRVVCGLSALSWGGLALMAQLEHHYVEREERLSRLAFSDLIALAWMVPGPVGCNVAVQLGHTLRGRAGAWVAGIASVLPFFMLMTLFAIFYRTPLIRAAASETLLNHFSVVLATLIAVTWYKQTRALVRGRLEWSVAVLACIALFFAHSPAAYVVILGSAFASGWVTSPVQKARLEISVGSGDRQLLLWLGVLVVLFAVPLPHDYELALLWPRLAGAGMTLFGGGFSALPVLKTLFVTPAIGVSDNDFTLAFSLSPLSPGPLLNVIPFFGYLIDGWVGALIATVALFVPSGCLVVLAQRHLYQLKTHPRFEHGMRVLRAVTTAFLAVAVLKIGYRVPLQPVYLVTALFSLVCFAKLRLPVYAVYGTVGLACGLWLVYRHIV